A single region of the Eleginops maclovinus isolate JMC-PN-2008 ecotype Puerto Natales chromosome 4, JC_Emac_rtc_rv5, whole genome shotgun sequence genome encodes:
- the LOC134862951 gene encoding protein PET117 homolog, mitochondrial encodes MSTASKVVLGVSVGLTLSTVAAVHLKQTWDRQRLHEGVIRDLERQERKKENLRLLEEQRILTVQLQEEQRRQEELQEH; translated from the exons ATGTCTACAGCCTCTAAAGTGGTCCTGGGGGTTTCTGTGGGTCTGACTCTGAGCACCGTGGCTGCTGTTCACCTCAAACAGACCTGGGACAGACAG CGCCTCCACGAGGGAGTCATCCGGGATCTGGAGCgccaggagaggaagaaggagaacctgaggctgctggaggagcagaggatTCTGactgtgcagctgcaggaggagcagcgcagacaggaggagctgcaggagcacTGA
- the kat14 gene encoding cysteine-rich protein 2-binding protein produces MDSSSEPMVGGEDEAAGTSASEGLEEGEVEGETLLIVESEDQGSVDLSHDQSGDSLTSELGEEAEGGGWACEEMSFHCDRCHKWIPSAQLREEQPSYLKGDNFFKFTCSDCSEDSKESFERMRLTWQQVVMLAMYNLSLEGTGRQGYFRWKEDICAFIGRHWNFLLGTRKKTSTWWSTVAGCLSVGSPTFFRSGAQEFGEPGWWKLVQNRPPTLKLDTDKSTTKTKASKPVMDPIITVEGLRKRGARNPVENAIQLKEKRCRTQEAKDIRRAQKEAVGAGGGCTDRSASSTPVKLGGGRGGNAGRRPDLVLEKGEVIDFSSLSSSDRTPLTSPSPSPSPDFSAPGTPASHSATPSLLSEADLIPDAMPPQALFHDDEELETEGMIDPGMEYLPPPRASLVARKKLRPVAPHIKREADSEDEEGHDEEFEGPVGRRQGPSLSAGGCVGAGGPERRRITHPEKADEDPHTPCFSPLSLYEERMLLRRLDSCPLALAVTPQAKRLHRKLLVRQAKRQRGLPLLDVDRAISATLSLVGGIYGAQGTLMRGGLMGKYCTNSQESRILDRFQTNLSGRRGLQQTPVSFCHRLTGAEGSSDLSIKSPYTSRILKPYIRRDYESRPVKLRLLEEIRAYPHRKNPNWVPEPNAPIDYCYVRPNHIPSVNAMCNESFWPGVDLSECLQYPDFSVVVLYKKVVIAFGFMVPDVKYNEAYISFLLVHPEWRRAGIATFMIYHLIQTCMGKDVTLHVSASNAAMLLYQKFGFKSEEYILDFYDKYYPVDSIECRHAFYLRLRR; encoded by the exons ATGGACAGCAGCAGCGAGCCGATGGTCGGGGGGGAGGACGAGGCGGCTGGCACCTCAGCCTCCGAGGGtctggaggagggggaggtggagggggagacGCTGCTGATTGTGGAGTCGGAGGACCAGGGCTCCGTGGACCTGTCACATGACCAGAGCGGAGACTCATTAACCAGTGAGCTgggggaggaggcagaggggggGGGCTGGGCCTGCGAGGAGATGAGCTTCCACTGCGACCGTTGCCACAAGTGGATCCCCTCAG CTCAGCTGAGGGAGGAGCAGCCCAGCTACCTGAAGGGGGACAACTTCTTTAAGTTCACCTGCAGCGACTGCTCTGAGGACAGCAAGGAGAGCTTCGAGAGGATGAGGCTCACCTGGCAGCAG GTTGTGATGCTGGCGATGTACAACCTGTCTCTGGAGGGAACCGGCCGGCAGGGATACTTCCGGTGGAAAGAGGACATCTGCGCCTTCATCGGCCGACACTGGAACTTCCTGCTGGGAACCAG GAAGAAGACCTCGACCTGGTGGAGCACGGTGGCCGGCTGCCTGTCCGTCGGCAGTCCCACCTTCTTCCGGTCCGGAGCGCAGGAGTTTGGAGAGCCCGGTTGGTGGAAGTTGGTCCAGAACAGACCTCCCACTCTGAAGCTGGACACCGACAAATCCACCACCAAGACCAAAG CCTCGAAACCCGTCATGGACCCCATCATCACGGTGGAGGGTCTGAGGAAGCGAGGAGCCAGGAACCCGGTGGAGAACGCCATCCAGCTGAAGGAGAAGCGCTGCCGGACGCAGGAGGCCAAAGACATCCGGCGGGCTCAGAAGGAGGCGGTGGGCGCTGGGGGGGGCTGCACAGACCGCAGTGCCTCTTCCACCCCTGTCAAACTGGGCGGAGGCCGGGGGGGGAACGCTGGCCGCCGACCGGACCTGGTCCTGGAGAAAGGAGAAGTGATCGATTTCTCCTCCCTCAGCTCGTCGGACCGGACCCCCCTCACCAgcccctcaccctcaccctccccTGATTTCTCCGCCCCGGGGACGCCGGCCTCTCATTCAGCGACGCCCAGCCTGCTGTCGGAGGCCGACCTGATCCCCGACGCCATGCCCCCGCAGGCCCTGTTCCACG ACGACGAGGAGCTGGAGACGGAGGGGATGATCGACCCGGGGATGGAGTACCTCCCTCCTCCTCGAGCCAGCCTCGTCGCCCGGAAGAAGCTCCGTCCGGTGGCGCCGCACATCAAACGTGAAGCCGACAGCGAGGACGAAGAAGGACACGATGAAGAGTTTGAAGGGCCGGTGGGACGCAGACAGGGGCCGTCGCTGTCCGCCGGGGGCTGTGTTGGTGCCGGAGgcccagagaggaggaggataacCCACCCTGAGAAAGCAGACGAAGACCCCCATACTCCCTGCTTTTCCCCCCTCAGCCTCTACGAGGAGAGGATGCTGCTCCGCCGGCTGGACTCCTGCCCGTTAGCTTTAGCCGTCACTCCGCAGGCCAAACGCCTCCACAGGAAGCTGCTGGTGCGCCAGGCCAAGAGGCAACGAGGGCTCCCCCTGCTGGACGTCGACCGGGCGATCAGCGCCACCCTCAGCCTGGTGGGGGGGATCTACGGCGCCCAGGGGACCCTGATGCGAGGAGGACTCATGGGGAAATACTGCACAAACAGCCAGGAGTCGCGGATTCTTGATCGCTTCCAG aCCAACCTCTCCGGCAGAAGAGGCCTCCAGCAGACCCCGGTGTCCTTCTGCCATCGCCTGACAGGAGCAGAAGGCAGTTCGGACCTGAGCATCAAGAGTCCGTACACCTCCCGCATCCTGAAACCCTACATCAG gaggGATTATGAGAGTCGTCCGGTGAAGCTGAGGTTGTTGGAAGAGATCAGAGCCTACCCCCACAGGAAGAACCCCAACTGGGTCCCTGAACCCAATGCTCCCATCGACTACTGCTACGTCCGCCCCAACCACATCCCCTCGGTCAACGCCATGTGCAACGAAAGCTTCTGGCCAG GTGTGGACCTGTCTGAGTGCCTGCAGTACCCAGACTTCAGCGTGGTCGTCCTCTATAAGAAGGTGGTGATCGCCTTTGGTTTCATGGTGCCGGATGTGAAGTACAACGAGGCCTACATCTCCTTCCTGTTGGTCCATCCGGAGTGGAGGAGGGCCGGCATCGCCACCTTCATGATCTACCATCTGATCCAG aCGTGCATGGGGAAGGACGTGACGCTGCACGTGTCGGCCAGTAACGCCGCCATGCTGCTCTACCAGAAGTTTGGTTTCAAATCGGAGGAGTACATCCTGGACTTCTACGATAAGTACTACCCTGTGGACAGCATCGAGTGCAGACACGCCTTCTACCTGAGACTCCGGCGCTGA
- the dzank1 gene encoding double zinc ribbon and ankyrin repeat-containing protein 1, with translation MTAGAVSAPLIIPITHLHTHRAKNHVDTQTPVSIHSETPSSQIFFSLDGSKPEPEHRGRSRKYSGPLLLHAGKVTVRAVAVSRDGRRSSMVTKVFIVDLADPNRKQSDQALQRPSEGASAAAPPRPPDPRMMGNSPLAGPPFVIGRLGSPNRQQQTGARPPSASSGVLSSTQTSRFQRESDFLRCAQCLTLRPSDPFSRLCAQCGAALPGLPAQRPPPAEGGQMVSCVSCGSLVPANTQSCLICETSVASQQLQASLKLQDHVMCVSCGCGNPTHVSRCLSCESRLQPAVSGSAPPGRRLSCSRCKRLNRSDARFCDWCGSKPGYAVSCVSCWRCGASAPPYASYCPACSAFLQAPPATKSCSDIKPPVGGGEAKRASATWKTTPSKGPASSAKKAPPTAECSTQTVGLYYPSATELQRKEQQREKHSRANAERNPPPSAVSPGRGFWRQQVDHVCSHLRSYAQNNASFRTLLGEPRLGRLVSAVIQEDQHEVTVSVSFVAAGQDPPPLQVDPAGDAVGAADSLSSVTETSVLRGSVRSAGRMKPLKLNPTPKPPVMDVRAAEGAGSEGDQVSAVQQLLDQLQGQRPAQELRRSDGVRCGGEVWLQRGGVPAHCSDRTAAAETTD, from the exons ATGACAGCAGGAGCCGTGTCAGCGCCGCTCATCATTCCCATCACGCACCTGCACACGCACAGAGCCAAGAACCACgtggacacacaaacacctgttTCCATACATTCAG agaccCCCTCCTCTCAGATCTTCTTCTCTCTGGATGGCTCGAAGCCGGAACCGGAGCATCGGGGTCGCAGCAGGAAGTACAGTGGGCCGCTCctgttgcatgctgggaaagTGACGGTCAGAGCAGTGGCTGTCTCCAG AGACGGCAGGCGCAGCTCCATGGTGACGAAGGTTTTCATCGTTGATCTGGCCGATCCCAACAGGAAGCAGAGTGACCAAGccctgcag CGTCCGTCTGAAGGAGCCTCTGCTGCCGCTCCACCGAGGCCCCCAG ACCCGAGGATGATGGGGAACTCTCCTCTCGCAGGTCCTCCGTTTGTGATTGGTCGGCTGGGCTCTCCgaacagacagcagcagactgGAGCACGCCCCCCCTCGGCG agttCAGGTGTCTTAAGCAGCACACAGACGTCCAGATTCCAGAGAGAGAGCGACTTCCTGCG GTGTGCTCAGTGTCTCACTCTCCGTCCCTCCGACCCGTTTTCTCGGTTATGTGCTCAGTGTGGAGCCGCACTTCCTGGTTTACCTGCTCAGAGACCGCCCCCTGCTGAAGGAGGACAG atggtGTCCTGTGTGTCCTGTGGTTCTCTGGTTCCTGCGAACACTCAGAGCTGTTTGATCTGTGAAACCTCCGTCGCCTCACAGCAGCTTCAGGCCAGCCTCAAACTGCAG gatcatgtgatgtgtgtgagctGTGGTTGTGGGAATCCAACTCATGTCTCCAGGTGTCTGAGCTGTGAGAGCCGCCTGCAGCCG GCGGTGAGCGGGAGCGCCCCCCCTGGCCGGAGGTTGAGCTGCTCCCGGTGTAAAAGGTTAAACCGCTCTGACGCCAGATTCTGCGACTGGTGCGGCTCCAAG cccGGTTATGCAGTCAGCTGTGTGTCGTGTTGGCGCTGTGGAGCGAGTGCACCCCCGTACGCCTCCTACTGCCCCGCCTGCAGTGCCTTCCTGCAGGCCCCACCTGCCACAAAAtcctgcagtgacatcaaaCCACCTGTTGGGGGTGGAGAGGCCAAACGG GCTTCAGCAACCTGGAAGACCACGCCCTCAAAAGGCCCCGCCTCCAGTGCAAAGAAGGCCCCGCCCACTGCTGAGTGCTCCACTCAGACTGTTGGACTCTATTACCCATCAGCCACcgagctgcagaggaaggagcaacagagagagaaacacagcagagcaaATGCCGAGAGAAACCCGCCGCCGAGCGCCGTCAGCCCGGGGAGAG GTTTCTGGAGGCAGCAGGTGGACCATGTGTGTTCTCACCTGAGGAGCTATGCTCAGAACAACGCCTCCTTCAGGACGCTGCTGGGAGAACCTCGCCTAGGCCGG TTGGTCTCGGCGGTGATTCAGGAGGATCAACATGAGGTCACTGTGAGCGTCAGCTTCGTGGCGGCCGGACAGGACCCCCCCCCTCTGCAG GTGGATCCTGCAGGAGACGCTGTTGGAGCTGCAGACTCTCTGAGCAGTGTCACGGAAACATCTGTCCTCAGAG GAAGTGTCCGGTCTGCAGGTCGGATGAAACCTCTGAAACTGAACCCGACTCCCAAACCTCCG GTGATGGACGTGCGGGCTGCTGAAGGAGCTGGGTCCGAGGGGGATCAGGTCAGCGCCGTGCAACAGCTCCTGGACCAG ctgcaaGGCCAGCGTCCGGCGCAGGAACTCCGGCGGTCAGACGGCGTACGATGTGGTGGTGAAGTCTGGCTGCAGAGAGGCGGTGTCCCTGCTCACTGCTCAGACCGGACAGCAGCTGCTGAGACAACTGACTGA